A region from the Solea solea unplaced genomic scaffold, fSolSol10.1 scaffold_83, whole genome shotgun sequence genome encodes:
- the LOC131452457 gene encoding sodium- and chloride-dependent creatine transporter 1-like, with translation MENIPASSSSLVLLEETKKNPFIKSNGIEYVSLASANGSVPSVVVTNFGDGPDKKGGVVPGAGPGYQERETWTRQMDFIMSCVGFAVGLGNVWRFPYLCYKNGGGVFLIPYLLIVFVGGIPIFFMEIALGQFMKAGGINAWNIAPLFKGLGYASMVIVFFCNTYYIMVLAWGLYYLVKSFSSTLPWSTCDNEWNTPSCVETFQHQDCKNRSLANITITGNMTCAQLANASSPIVEFWENKVLDISSGLDEPGRLNWEILLCLMAVWVIVYFCVWKGVKSTGKVVYITATFPYLVLFILLVRGVTLPGAYDGIMYYISPDWSKLSQAQVWVDAGTQVFFSYAIGLGALTALGSYNRFNNDCHKDAFILAFINSGTSFFAGFVVFSILGFMAAEQGVEISQVAVSGPGLAFIAYPKAVTLLPVSPLWAALFFIMLLLLGLGSQFVGVEGFVAGILDLFPGHYQYRYKREIAVAICCLLCFIIDISMVTQGGMYVFQLFDYYSASGMTLLWQAFWECVVVAWVYGADRFMDDIA, from the exons ATGGAGAATATTCCCGCCTCTTCTAGTTCTCTGGTTCTCCTGGAGGAGACCAAGAAGAACCCGTTTATCAAGTCCAACGGCATTGAGTATGTGTCTTTAGCATCAGCTAACGGTTCCGTCCCATCGGTGGTGGTGACGAACTTCGGCGATGGTCCAGACAAGAAAGGAGGTGTGGTCCCGGGGGCGGGGCCAGGATACCAGGAGCGGGAGACATGGACCCGGCAGATGGACTTCATCATGTCCTGTGTTGGCTTTGCTGTTGGACTTGGAAACGTTTGGAGGTTCCCGTACCTGTGCTACAAGAATGgaggag gtgTCTTCCTGATCCCGTATCTGCTCATCGTCTTCGTTGGAGGAATCCCGATCTTCTTCATGGAAATCGCTCTGGGTCAGTTCATGAAGGCGGGCGGCATCAACGCGTGGAACATCGCGCCGctctttaaag GTCTGGGTTACGCCTCCATGGTCATCGTGTTTTTCTGTAACACCTACTACATCATGGTGTTGGCCTGGGGCCTCTACTACCTGGTCAAGTCGTTTAGCTCCACCCTGCCCTGGTCCACCTGTGATAACGAATGGAACACACCCAGCTGCGTGGAGACCTTCCAGCACCAGGACTGTAAAAACCGCAGCCTCGCCAACATCACCATCACCGGCAACATGACCTGTGCCCAGCTGGCAAACGCAAGCTCACCCATCGTCGAGTTCTGGGA gAACAAGGTGCTGGACATCTCGTCTGGTCTGGATGAACCTGGACGTCTGAACTGGGAGATCCTGCTGTGTTTAATGGCCGTGTGGGtcattgtttatttctgtgtgtggaaGGGAGTCAAATCCACCGGGAAG gtGGTCTACATCACAGCCACCTTCCCGTACCTGGTCCTCTTCATCCTGCTGGTCAGAGGTGTCACTCTTCCTGGTGCTTATGATGGAATCATGTACTATATCAGTCCTGACTGGTCCAAACTGTCCCAGgctcag GTGTGGGTCGACGCCGGGACACAGGTCTTCTTCTCGTACGCCATCGGCCTTGGTGCTCTGACGGCGCTGGGGAGCTACAACCGCTTCAACAACGACTGCCAcaa AGACGCCTTCATCCTCGCCTTCATCAACAGTGGAACCAGTTTCTTTGCCGGTTTTGTCGTCTTCTCTATTCTGGGCTTCATGGCTGCAGAGCAGGGAGTGGAAATCTCACAGGTGGCTGTGtcag gtccaggtctggcCTTCATCGCATATCCAAAGGCTGTCACGCTGTTGCCTGTGTCGCCACTGTGGGCGGCGCTCTTCTtcatcatgctgctgctgctcggccTCGGCAGTCAG tttgTGGGAGTGGAAGGATTCGTCGCAGGAATCCTGGATCTGTTTCCGGGACATTATCAGTATCGTTATAAGAGAGAGATTGCCGTGGCGATCTGCTGCTTGCTCTGCTTCATCATCGACATCTCCATGGTGACACAG ggaggaATGTACGTCTTCCAGTTGTTTGATTATTACTCTGCCAGTGGAATGACTCTGCTGTGGCAGGCCTTCTGGGAGTGTGTCGTTGTGGCCTGGGTCTATG GTGCTGACCGCTTCATGGACGACATCGCTC